One window from the genome of Nicotiana sylvestris chromosome 9, ASM39365v2, whole genome shotgun sequence encodes:
- the LOC138878208 gene encoding uncharacterized protein: MSYSDKMHRDLEFIVGDKVFLKVSPMKGVMRFGRKRKLSPRFIGPYEIIEKKGNVAYELALPVELSSVHHVIHVSMLRKYIHDKSHIIPANAIEIKEDLSYVEVPIEILERQKCCALDFGWLLWYLLAGV; the protein is encoded by the exons ATGTCCTATTCTGACAAGATGCATCGTGACTTAGAGTTCATAGTTGGTGACaaggtgtttttgaaagtttcaccaatgaaaggagttatgaggtttggtaGGAAGAGGAAACTTAGTCCTAGATTTATCGGACCTTATGAGATTATAGAAAAGAAGGGAAACGTGGCTTATGAGCTAGCATTGCCCGTTGAGTTGTCCTCTGTTCATCATGTcattcatgtgtctatgcttagaaAATACATTCATGATAAGTCGCATATAATACCTGCCAACgccatagaaattaaagaagactTGAGTTATGTAGAGGTACCTATAGAAATTCTCGAAAGGCAA AAGTGTTGTGCTTTAGATTTTGGTTGGTTATTGTGGTACCTCCTTGCCGGAGTGTGA
- the LOC138878207 gene encoding uncharacterized protein, producing MANQNERRDEIPPQSNRQNNSESSRVNEFLKFSPPLFCGTIVDEDPMLWLEGVKKALQAMKAFNDEAVELAAYQLRDVVGAWFEIWEKERDEDDGPPTWEEFEETFMSNFIPEEDREAKGTEFEQIKKGNKSVQEYYMEFISLAKHAPHMVKTEKAKFHRFVGGLAYHIKDTTSVSALGMTAFSSVVGFAKHLEKDRQQRREVKEHNKKARPSGVFNGTSSKGGRGSSNKESLVFVLKIVHLGVLLVV from the coding sequence ATGGCCAACCAGAACGAGAGAAGAGATGAGATTCCACCTCAATCAAATAGACAGAACAATTCTGAGTCATCAAGAGtgaatgaatttttaaagttcaGTCCTCCATTGTTCTGTGGTACTATAGTTGATGAAGATCCAATGTTGTGGCTGGAGGGTGTCAAGAAAGCCCTCCAAGCGATGAAGGCATTTAATGATGAAGCTGTGGAGCTGGCTGCCTACCAGCTTAGAGATGTGGTTGGCGCTTGGtttgagatatgggaaaaggaaagagatgaagatgatggtccgcctacttgggaagaatttgaagagACCTTCATGTCTAATTTTATACCAGAAGAGGATAGGGAAGCTAAGGGTACAGAGTTCGAGCAGATCAAGAAAGGGAATAAAAGTGTGCAAGAGTACTACATGGAATTCATAAGTTTGGCTAAGCATGCTCCTCACATGGTTAAGACAGAAAAAGCAAAATTTCACAGGTTTGTTGGTGGTTTGGCTTACCACATTAAGGATACAACATCAGTTTCCGCGCTAGGAATGACAGCTTTCTCCTCTGTTGTGGGATTTGCCAAGCACTTAGAAAAAGACAGACAACAAAGGAGAGAAGTAAAAGAGCATAACAAGAAAGCCCGACCATCGGGCGTGTTTAATGGTACATCTAGCAAAGGTGGAAGGGGTTCCTCCAATAAGGAGTCATTagtttttgttctgaagattgttcatcttggtgttcttcttgttgtataa